In one Methylobacterium sp. SyP6R genomic region, the following are encoded:
- a CDS encoding ExeM/NucH family extracellular endonuclease gives MATTLAAGDIAIVGYDATNPDDFAFVVLRDVEAGTAISFTDNGWSSSTGAFRTGEGTYTYTAPSALAAGTVIRPTTDSAAGGTNSPVFTAQNFALNASGDQILAYQGAAASPTFLYAINFADGGTTFAGNATSAGTSALPPGLTLGQSAVALPSANGRYAGPTSGTRDQILASIGTTSSWTQNTTTRVGDAAYAPFTVTAAQSLPTLSIDDVQASEGDAGTKQLTFTVSLSAAAPAGGVTFDIATADGTATAGSDYTARSLTRQTIAAGETRATFAVDITGDTVVEPTETFTVSVANVSGATVAKGQGTGTILNDDTGTRIGGTAIYDAAPSLQGLSGATATTPPSATNALQLVRLGAYATTNDPATTVAPNAEVVAYDATTSRLYVQNTNENRIEIVALDAAGSLAKTGEILLSGLEQYGAVNSVAVFNGLVAVAYANATGDAPGRVALFNADGTLLRSLTVGVGPDQLVFTRDGTRLLVANEGEQASAASNPVGGVSIIDVSGGAASASVATTVGFTGLDGAEATLRARGLAITPGKAASADIEPEYIAISPDNRFAYVTLQEVNGVAVIDLTNPGTAPIAIQPLGAVDHSLPGNEFDASDRDGPGGTASIRIAATPAGTPILGLLQPDSIASFTTGGATYFVTANEGDQRVIGGADDANDVARLSAVPNSRLTPALQALKSDPAYARLNVLLRTGDTDGDGVIDRLNTLGGRGISIFRQNADGTITKVRETGGEFEKIFAQIAPERFNNDQTVTNTPDDRSDNKGPEPEGITVGTVNGRIYAFVGLERQSGILVYDVTDPANANYVSYMPPLAGSAADLGPEVLTFIPADRNPTGTNLVVSANEVANGGATLYAALPQGATQEISFAPDSLSVSRPEGDSGTTTFSFTVQRSNGTLGAVAFTAALSGTGANPASAADFTGSPALPLTVTGTIPAGAASTVVTVAVQGDATPEPSETFALTLLNASSSQAGITARVSAGNASATGTIVNDDVTLISAVQGAGSASPLVGQTVTVEAIVVGDFQNGDADGKRNLGGFYLQEEKADQDANPLTSEGLFVYEGTGNRLVDVHEGDRVRVTGTVTEFNGETQLTVNAASGIQVVQAGALSAAEVKAQAVDVTLPTAGVVGTGTTAQPDLERYEGMLVRFPQTLTISEQFNLDRFDEIRLAAGGRPETFTNEFEPNAQGYAAYLAQTAARSITYDDGSNSQNLPVENLDGFGPIYSTATAPRMGDTVTGLTGTLGFGPTNAFRVRSIEDGANSFTKANPRPSAPDAVGGTLNVGSLNVLNYFTTLNTSSSSLTAIGQQPRGANSSEELARQTEKLVTTLIGTGADVLGLTELENQFQPGNPGNALEYLVGQLNARVGAGTYAYVNPGNQLDQGQFLGGDAIAVGFIYKPAKVGVALNTTIETLDDADVARIDPALLKQSTVGHIFNGANTSRVSLAVTFREIATGEDFTAVINHLKSKSGTGTGADADQGDGQGNWQQQRELAAQALTEWVGRRPTGTQDPDVLLLGDFNAYFKEDALDIIKGANLSNLAEYRLANPYSYVFDGAYGALDHAFGNDSLDRQVTGVTEWHVNADEADAIDYNLDFNRPASYFDGQVAARESDHDPILVGLRLDHVAPTLVSASPADNATRVATDANITLRFSEAVKAGEGNSVIVISDGAGDTRTIAAADTSQVTINGDTVTINPTADLKAGTAYRVYVAPGAFADMSRNAFAGLAQDQLDFTTQQAAPMTYTLQILHASDWEAGLLATQRAPNFAAIVDKLEDATPNSITLSTGDGWIPSPFFIAGADPQLNATYNGIYNQYYGLSGANAYGKLTASPGRADITIQNIIGVQAAVFGNHEFDSGPTEVANIIGANLGTAAGAADDTWVGSQFPYLSTNLNFSRESALSGLVHKDGDVATFAETGPTSTQTGTGADKIAKSVVITENGEKIAFIGATTQLEPLLTTLGNVTLDGFTGRDEIALLAQQINAEVDRVLAANPGLNKVIVGTHLQQLSNEQALAPLLRNVDVLIGGGSHTLLSDSNDRLLPGDVSGGAYPQFFTNASGQTLALVNTASEYSYVGRLTVTFDDQGTIIRDSITPQNSGAVAVDDTSVAQLWGSKDAAFAPGTKGYLVREMIEGLDVNNDGIQETAGVADIIRQQDGNILGRTNVYLEGRRGEVRTEETNLGDLSADANLWYAKQYDSTVAVSIKNGGGIRDSIGSFSTAGGGTAELPPAANPSAGKQSGDISQLDVTNSLRFNNALAVTTVSALEMKRILEHAVSATAAGATPGQFPQIGGLSFSFDASKTAQTLDANGTVTREGQRVLNAAIVDENGRITDTLVQNGQLVGDPNRGIRTVTLDFLATGTSTAPGLGGDNYPFPAYGENKVALASAMPGAALPNTATFAAQGTEQDAMAEYLRAFYASTPYGTADTTPAGDTRIQNLAARSDTVLARGINRTGTDGNDTLTGTAFDDIITGGAGDDTIVNSAGNDILLGGRSPGGATGTDTLVFNSRLADTTVTRDGAYTLIVGPEGQDRVTGFERYQFTDATVVVADGSPLVDDLFYLATNKDVLAAGQDADTHYAAYGWKEGRDPNALFSTTGYLAANPTVRAAGQNPLDQYDATGWKEGRDPSAAFDNELYLARNPDVKAAGIDPLKHYIEYGQGEGRKIYDAIGKTADLAAHPGFDAEYYLLSNPDVARAAIAAGGDSSVYAYQHYQTYGWKEGRNPNAVFDTKGYLNAYGDVKAAGIDPLMHYDQYGWKEGRDPSKGFDSTAYLDAYADVAKAKLDPMQHYLQYGALEGRSTFGDTTFGAGNIG, from the coding sequence ATGGCCACGACGCTTGCCGCCGGCGACATCGCCATCGTCGGCTACGACGCCACCAACCCGGACGATTTCGCCTTCGTGGTGTTGCGCGACGTCGAGGCCGGAACGGCCATCAGCTTCACCGATAACGGCTGGAGCTCCAGCACCGGCGCCTTCCGCACCGGCGAGGGCACCTACACCTACACGGCGCCCTCGGCGCTCGCCGCCGGCACGGTGATCCGCCCGACCACCGACAGCGCCGCCGGCGGCACCAACTCGCCGGTCTTCACGGCGCAGAACTTCGCGCTCAACGCCTCGGGCGACCAGATCCTGGCCTATCAGGGCGCGGCCGCGAGCCCGACCTTCCTGTACGCGATCAACTTCGCCGATGGCGGCACCACGTTTGCCGGCAACGCCACCAGCGCCGGCACCTCGGCCCTGCCGCCGGGCCTGACGCTGGGCCAGAGCGCCGTTGCGCTCCCCTCCGCCAACGGTCGCTATGCCGGCCCGACCTCGGGCACCCGCGACCAGATCCTGGCCTCCATCGGCACGACCTCGTCCTGGACCCAGAACACCACCACCCGGGTCGGCGACGCCGCCTACGCTCCCTTCACGGTGACCGCGGCGCAATCCCTGCCGACCCTGTCGATCGACGACGTCCAGGCGAGCGAGGGCGATGCAGGCACCAAGCAGCTCACCTTCACGGTGTCGCTCAGCGCGGCGGCGCCCGCCGGCGGCGTGACCTTCGACATCGCCACCGCCGACGGCACGGCCACGGCCGGCAGCGACTACACCGCCCGCAGCCTCACCCGCCAGACCATCGCGGCCGGCGAGACCCGCGCGACCTTCGCGGTCGACATCACCGGCGACACGGTGGTCGAGCCGACGGAAACCTTCACGGTGAGCGTCGCGAACGTCTCGGGCGCCACGGTGGCGAAGGGCCAGGGCACCGGAACGATCCTCAACGACGATACCGGCACCCGGATCGGCGGCACGGCGATCTACGACGCCGCGCCCTCGCTCCAGGGCCTGTCGGGCGCGACCGCCACGACCCCGCCGAGCGCCACCAACGCGCTCCAGCTCGTGCGGCTCGGCGCCTACGCCACCACCAACGATCCGGCGACGACGGTCGCGCCGAACGCCGAGGTGGTGGCCTACGATGCGACCACCAGCCGGCTCTACGTCCAGAACACCAACGAGAACCGCATCGAGATCGTGGCGCTCGACGCCGCCGGCTCCCTCGCCAAGACCGGCGAGATCCTGCTCTCTGGCCTCGAGCAATACGGCGCGGTGAACTCGGTCGCGGTCTTCAACGGCCTCGTGGCGGTGGCCTACGCCAATGCGACCGGGGACGCGCCGGGCCGCGTCGCGCTGTTCAACGCCGACGGCACGCTGCTGCGCTCGCTCACCGTCGGGGTCGGTCCCGACCAGCTGGTGTTCACCCGCGACGGCACCCGCCTCCTCGTCGCCAACGAGGGCGAGCAGGCGAGCGCCGCCAGCAACCCGGTCGGGGGCGTCTCGATCATCGACGTCTCGGGCGGCGCGGCCAGTGCCTCGGTCGCCACGACCGTCGGGTTCACCGGGCTCGACGGCGCCGAGGCGACCTTGCGCGCCCGCGGCCTCGCGATCACGCCCGGCAAGGCCGCGTCCGCCGACATCGAGCCCGAATACATCGCGATCTCGCCCGACAACCGCTTCGCCTACGTCACCCTCCAGGAGGTGAACGGTGTCGCGGTGATCGACCTCACCAATCCCGGCACGGCGCCGATCGCGATCCAGCCGCTCGGCGCGGTCGATCATTCGCTGCCCGGCAACGAGTTCGACGCCTCCGACCGCGACGGGCCGGGCGGCACCGCCTCGATCCGGATCGCCGCGACGCCCGCCGGCACGCCGATCCTCGGCCTGCTCCAGCCCGACAGCATCGCGTCGTTCACCACTGGCGGCGCGACCTACTTCGTCACCGCCAACGAGGGCGACCAGCGGGTCATCGGCGGTGCCGACGATGCCAACGACGTCGCGCGGCTGAGCGCGGTTCCGAACAGCCGGCTCACCCCGGCGCTCCAGGCGCTGAAATCCGATCCGGCCTATGCCCGGCTCAACGTGCTCCTGCGTACCGGCGACACCGACGGCGACGGGGTGATCGACCGGCTCAACACGCTGGGCGGCCGCGGCATCTCGATCTTCCGGCAGAATGCCGACGGCACCATCACCAAGGTGCGCGAGACCGGCGGCGAGTTCGAAAAAATCTTCGCCCAGATCGCGCCGGAGCGGTTCAACAACGACCAGACCGTCACCAACACCCCCGACGACCGCTCCGACAACAAGGGGCCGGAGCCCGAGGGCATCACCGTCGGCACGGTGAACGGGCGCATTTACGCCTTCGTCGGCCTGGAGCGCCAGAGCGGCATCCTGGTCTACGACGTGACCGATCCGGCGAACGCGAATTACGTCTCCTACATGCCGCCGCTCGCCGGTTCGGCCGCCGATCTCGGGCCGGAGGTGCTCACGTTCATTCCCGCCGACCGCAACCCGACCGGCACGAACCTCGTGGTCTCGGCCAACGAGGTGGCGAATGGCGGTGCGACGCTCTATGCCGCCCTGCCCCAGGGCGCGACGCAGGAGATCTCCTTCGCGCCCGATTCGCTGAGCGTCAGCCGGCCCGAGGGCGATAGCGGCACCACGACCTTCAGCTTCACGGTCCAGCGCTCGAACGGCACGCTCGGCGCCGTCGCCTTCACCGCCGCGCTCTCCGGCACCGGCGCCAACCCGGCCAGCGCCGCCGACTTCACCGGCAGCCCGGCCCTGCCGCTCACCGTCACCGGCACGATCCCGGCGGGTGCCGCCTCGACGGTCGTCACGGTCGCCGTCCAGGGCGACGCGACGCCGGAGCCGAGCGAGACCTTCGCGCTCACGCTCCTGAATGCCAGTTCGAGCCAGGCCGGCATCACCGCCCGCGTGAGCGCCGGCAACGCCAGCGCCACCGGCACCATCGTCAACGACGACGTGACCCTGATCTCGGCGGTGCAGGGCGCCGGCAGCGCCAGCCCGCTCGTCGGCCAGACCGTCACGGTCGAGGCGATCGTCGTCGGCGACTTCCAGAACGGCGACGCGGACGGGAAGCGCAACCTCGGCGGCTTCTACCTCCAGGAGGAGAAAGCCGATCAGGATGCCAACCCCCTGACCTCGGAAGGGCTGTTCGTCTACGAGGGCACCGGCAACCGCCTCGTCGACGTACACGAGGGCGACCGGGTCCGGGTCACCGGCACGGTCACCGAATTCAACGGCGAGACGCAGCTCACGGTGAACGCCGCCTCCGGCATCCAGGTCGTCCAGGCCGGAGCCCTCTCGGCCGCCGAGGTCAAGGCGCAGGCGGTCGACGTCACCCTGCCGACGGCGGGCGTGGTGGGCACCGGCACGACGGCGCAGCCGGACCTCGAACGCTACGAGGGGATGCTGGTCCGCTTCCCCCAGACCCTCACGATCTCCGAGCAGTTCAACCTCGACCGCTTCGACGAGATCCGCCTCGCGGCGGGCGGGCGGCCCGAGACCTTCACCAACGAGTTCGAGCCGAACGCGCAAGGCTACGCCGCCTACCTCGCCCAGACCGCCGCCCGCTCGATCACCTACGACGACGGTTCGAACAGCCAGAACCTGCCGGTCGAGAATCTCGACGGCTTCGGTCCGATCTACTCGACCGCCACCGCGCCCCGGATGGGCGACACGGTGACCGGGCTCACCGGTACCCTCGGGTTCGGCCCGACCAACGCCTTCCGGGTCCGGTCGATCGAGGACGGCGCGAACAGCTTCACCAAGGCCAATCCGCGCCCGAGCGCGCCGGACGCGGTCGGCGGCACGCTGAATGTCGGCAGCCTCAACGTCCTCAACTACTTCACGACGCTCAACACCTCGTCGAGCTCGCTCACCGCGATCGGCCAGCAGCCGCGCGGCGCCAATTCGAGCGAGGAACTGGCGCGCCAGACTGAGAAGCTCGTCACGACCCTGATCGGTACCGGGGCCGACGTGCTCGGCCTCACCGAGCTGGAGAACCAGTTCCAGCCCGGCAACCCGGGCAACGCGCTGGAATACCTCGTCGGCCAGCTCAACGCCCGGGTCGGCGCCGGCACCTACGCCTACGTGAACCCGGGCAACCAGCTCGACCAGGGCCAGTTCCTCGGCGGCGATGCCATCGCGGTCGGCTTCATCTACAAGCCGGCTAAGGTCGGCGTCGCGCTCAACACCACGATCGAGACGCTCGACGACGCGGACGTGGCGCGGATCGATCCCGCCCTGCTGAAGCAGAGCACGGTCGGCCACATCTTCAACGGGGCGAATACCAGTCGCGTCTCCCTGGCGGTGACGTTCCGGGAGATTGCGACGGGTGAGGACTTCACCGCGGTCATCAACCACCTGAAGTCGAAGAGCGGCACCGGCACCGGGGCCGATGCCGACCAGGGCGACGGTCAGGGCAACTGGCAGCAGCAGCGCGAGCTCGCCGCCCAGGCGCTGACCGAGTGGGTGGGGAGGAGGCCGACCGGCACGCAGGATCCCGACGTGCTCCTGCTCGGCGACTTCAATGCCTACTTCAAGGAGGACGCGCTCGACATCATCAAGGGTGCGAATCTCTCCAACCTCGCCGAGTATCGCCTCGCCAACCCATATTCCTACGTCTTCGACGGGGCCTACGGCGCCCTCGACCACGCTTTCGGCAACGACAGTCTCGATCGGCAGGTCACCGGCGTGACCGAGTGGCATGTCAATGCCGACGAGGCAGACGCGATCGACTACAATCTCGATTTCAACCGGCCTGCCTCGTACTTCGACGGACAGGTCGCCGCGCGCGAATCCGACCACGACCCGATCCTCGTCGGCCTCAGGCTCGATCACGTCGCCCCGACGCTCGTCTCGGCGAGCCCGGCCGACAATGCCACCCGGGTCGCGACCGACGCCAACATCACCTTACGCTTCAGCGAGGCGGTAAAGGCCGGCGAAGGGAACAGCGTCATCGTCATCTCCGACGGGGCGGGCGACACCCGCACCATCGCAGCCGCAGACACTTCCCAGGTCACCATCAACGGCGACACCGTGACGATCAATCCGACCGCCGATCTCAAGGCGGGCACGGCCTATCGCGTTTACGTCGCCCCCGGCGCTTTCGCCGACATGTCCCGCAACGCCTTCGCGGGCCTCGCGCAGGACCAGCTCGACTTCACCACCCAGCAGGCCGCCCCGATGACCTACACGCTCCAGATCCTGCACGCCTCGGACTGGGAGGCCGGTCTCCTGGCGACCCAGCGCGCGCCGAACTTCGCGGCGATCGTCGACAAGCTCGAAGACGCGACCCCGAACTCGATCACCCTCTCGACCGGCGACGGCTGGATCCCGAGCCCGTTCTTCATCGCGGGCGCCGACCCGCAGCTGAACGCGACCTATAACGGCATCTACAACCAATATTACGGGCTCTCGGGCGCCAACGCCTACGGCAAGCTCACCGCCTCGCCGGGCCGGGCCGACATCACGATCCAGAACATCATCGGCGTCCAGGCCGCGGTGTTCGGCAACCACGAATTCGATTCCGGCCCCACGGAAGTCGCCAACATCATCGGCGCCAATCTCGGCACGGCGGCGGGCGCGGCCGACGACACCTGGGTCGGGTCGCAATTCCCCTACCTCTCGACCAACCTGAATTTTTCGCGGGAATCGGCGCTCTCGGGCCTCGTCCACAAGGACGGCGACGTCGCCACCTTCGCCGAGACCGGCCCGACCTCGACCCAGACCGGCACCGGTGCCGACAAGATCGCCAAGTCGGTGGTCATCACCGAGAACGGCGAGAAGATCGCCTTCATCGGCGCCACCACCCAGCTCGAGCCGCTGCTGACCACGCTCGGCAACGTGACGCTCGACGGCTTCACCGGCCGTGACGAGATCGCGCTGCTGGCCCAGCAGATCAACGCCGAGGTCGACCGGGTGCTCGCCGCCAACCCGGGCCTCAACAAGGTCATCGTCGGCACCCACCTGCAGCAGCTGTCGAACGAGCAGGCGCTGGCCCCGCTCCTGCGCAACGTCGACGTGCTGATCGGCGGCGGCTCGCACACCCTGCTCTCCGACTCCAACGACCGGCTGCTGCCGGGCGACGTCTCGGGCGGCGCCTACCCGCAATTCTTCACCAACGCCTCGGGCCAGACCCTGGCGCTGGTCAACACCGCCTCCGAATATTCCTATGTCGGCCGCCTGACCGTCACCTTCGACGACCAGGGCACCATCATCCGCGACTCGATCACGCCGCAGAATTCGGGTGCGGTCGCGGTCGACGACACCAGCGTGGCGCAGCTCTGGGGCTCGAAGGACGCGGCCTTCGCGCCGGGCACCAAGGGCTACCTCGTCAGGGAAATGATCGAGGGCCTCGACGTCAACAACGACGGCATCCAGGAGACCGCCGGCGTCGCCGACATCATCCGCCAGCAGGACGGCAACATCCTCGGCCGCACCAACGTCTACCTCGAGGGGCGCCGCGGCGAGGTCCGCACCGAGGAGACCAACCTCGGCGACCTCTCCGCCGACGCCAATCTCTGGTACGCCAAGCAGTACGATTCCACGGTCGCGGTCTCGATCAAGAACGGCGGCGGCATCCGCGACTCGATCGGCTCGTTCTCGACCGCGGGCGGCGGCACCGCCGAGCTTCCCCCGGCGGCGAACCCCTCCGCCGGCAAGCAATCGGGCGATATCTCGCAGCTCGACGTCACCAACTCTCTGCGCTTCAACAACGCGCTCGCCGTCACCACGGTCTCGGCGCTGGAGATGAAGCGGATCCTGGAACACGCGGTCTCGGCCACCGCCGCGGGCGCGACGCCCGGGCAGTTCCCGCAGATCGGCGGCTTGAGCTTCTCCTTCGACGCCAGCAAGACCGCCCAGACCCTCGACGCCAACGGCACCGTCACCCGCGAGGGCCAGCGGGTCCTCAACGCCGCGATCGTCGACGAGAACGGCCGGATCACCGACACCCTGGTGCAGAACGGCCAGCTCGTCGGCGACCCGAACCGCGGCATCCGCACCGTCACCCTCGACTTCCTGGCGACCGGCACCTCCACCGCGCCGGGCCTCGGCGGCGACAACTATCCCTTCCCGGCCTATGGCGAGAACAAGGTGGCGCTCGCCTCCGCCATGCCCGGCGCCGCGCTGCCCAACACCGCGACCTTCGCGGCGCAGGGCACCGAGCAGGACGCGATGGCCGAATACCTGCGCGCCTTCTACGCCTCGACGCCCTACGGCACCGCCGACACCACGCCCGCCGGCGACACCCGAATCCAGAACCTCGCCGCCCGCAGCGACACGGTTCTCGCCCGCGGGATCAATCGCACCGGCACCGACGGCAACGATACGCTGACCGGGACGGCCTTCGACGACATCATCACCGGCGGCGCCGGCGACGACACGATCGTCAACTCTGCCGGCAACGACATCCTGCTCGGCGGCCGCTCGCCCGGCGGTGCGACCGGCACCGACACCCTGGTGTTCAACTCGCGGCTCGCCGACACCACCGTCACCCGCGACGGCGCCTACACGCTGATCGTCGGGCCGGAGGGCCAGGACCGGGTCACCGGCTTCGAGCGCTACCAGTTCACCGACGCCACGGTGGTCGTCGCCGACGGCTCACCCCTCGTCGACGACCTGTTCTACCTCGCCACCAACAAGGACGTGCTCGCCGCCGGCCAGGACGCCGACACCCACTACGCCGCCTATGGCTGGAAGGAGGGCCGCGACCCCAACGCGCTGTTCTCCACCACCGGTTACCTCGCCGCCAACCCGACCGTCCGCGCCGCGGGCCAGAACCCGCTCGATCAGTACGATGCCACCGGCTGGAAGGAGGGCCGCGACCCCTCCGCCGCCTTCGACAACGAGCTGTACCTCGCCCGCAACCCCGACGTGAAGGCCGCCGGGATCGACCCGCTCAAGCATTACATCGAATACGGCCAGGGCGAGGGCCGCAAGATCTACGACGCGATCGGCAAGACCGCCGACCTGGCGGCGCATCCGGGCTTCGACGCCGAGTACTACCTCCTGTCGAACCCCGACGTGGCCCGCGCGGCCATCGCGGCGGGCGGCGACTCCTCCGTTTATGCCTACCAGCACTACCAGACCTATGGCTGGAAGGAGGGGCGCAACCCCAACGCGGTGTTCGACACCAAGGGCTACCTGAACGCCTATGGCGACGTGAAGGCGGCCGGGATCGACCCGCTGATGCACTACGACCAGTACGGCTGGAAGGAAGGCCGCGACCCGTCGAAGGGCTTCGACTCGACGGCCTATCTCGACGCCTATGCCGATGTGGCGAAGGCCAAGCTCGACCCGATGCAGCACTACCTGCAATACGGCGCGCTCGAGGGCCGCTCCACCTTCGGCGACACCACCTTCGGCGCCGGCAATATCGGCTGA
- a CDS encoding FAS1-like dehydratase domain-containing protein — MPEIDIDHLRGWIGRTREVEDIVTPRLVAEYRATLAPHLASVREGEAPLALHWCLGPETPAADALGPDGHAAKGGFLPPVPLPRRMWAGGEVETLAPLRIGDRVVRRETVADVAVKVGRTGTLCFVTVRHDYETERGLAIRDRQDIVYREASRPGDGAPPAKLVPAADEAGWSVEADSVLLFRYSAMTFNGHRFHYDHPYATQVEGYAGLVVHGPMQASLLLNLAAMRLGRVPARFRYRGVAPMIAGSRFAVAGRREGEGFRGWTAVGGAVHMEAETEG, encoded by the coding sequence ATGCCCGAGATCGACATCGACCATTTGCGCGGCTGGATCGGCCGCACCCGGGAGGTCGAGGATATCGTGACCCCGCGCCTCGTGGCCGAGTACCGGGCGACGCTGGCGCCCCACCTCGCGTCGGTGCGGGAGGGCGAGGCGCCGCTCGCGCTCCATTGGTGCCTCGGCCCCGAGACCCCGGCCGCCGACGCGCTCGGGCCGGACGGCCACGCGGCGAAGGGCGGGTTCCTGCCGCCGGTGCCGCTGCCGCGGCGGATGTGGGCCGGCGGCGAGGTCGAGACCCTGGCCCCCTTGCGCATCGGCGACCGGGTGGTGCGGCGCGAGACCGTGGCGGACGTGGCGGTGAAGGTCGGGCGCACCGGCACGCTCTGCTTCGTCACCGTGCGGCACGATTACGAGACGGAGCGGGGTCTGGCGATCCGCGACCGGCAGGACATCGTCTACCGCGAGGCGAGCCGGCCGGGCGATGGCGCCCCGCCGGCAAAGCTCGTCCCCGCCGCGGACGAGGCCGGGTGGTCGGTCGAGGCCGATTCCGTGCTGCTGTTCCGCTACTCGGCGATGACCTTCAACGGCCACCGCTTCCACTACGATCATCCCTACGCGACGCAGGTCGAGGGCTATGCCGGCCTCGTCGTGCACGGGCCGATGCAGGCGAGCCTGCTCCTCAACCTCGCGGCCATGCGCCTCGGCCGGGTGCCGGCCCGGTTCCGCTATCGCGGCGTCGCGCCGATGATCGCCGGATCGCGCTTCGCGGTGGCGGGACGGCGCGAGGGCGAGGGATTTCGCGGCTGGACCGCGGTCGGGGGTGCCGTCCACATGGAGGCGGAGACTGAGGGGTGA
- a CDS encoding TRAP transporter substrate-binding protein, giving the protein MPTLTRRAFAAGTALLLLSGAALAQAPVVIKFSHVVAPDTPKGRGADKFKELAEKYTNGKVKVEVYPNSQLFKDKEEVEALQLGAVQMLAPSLAKFGPLGAKEFEVFDLPYILPDKAALRRVTDGALGKRLFDKLQSKGITGLAYWDNGFKVMSANKPLRMPADFRGLKMRIQSSKVLEAQFRALGAIPQVMAFSEVYQGMQTGVVDGSENTPSNMFTQKHHEVQKYITLSDHGYIGYAVITNKKFWDGLPSEIRTELDKAMTEATAYANQVADKDNADALDEMKKSGRTTFIELTPDEKAAWKAALEPVTADMAKRVGKDVIEEFQKEAKGGTQ; this is encoded by the coding sequence ATGCCGACACTGACCCGCCGTGCTTTCGCGGCCGGCACCGCCCTGCTGCTCCTGTCGGGAGCGGCCCTGGCGCAGGCGCCGGTCGTGATCAAGTTCAGCCACGTCGTCGCGCCGGACACGCCGAAGGGCCGCGGCGCCGACAAGTTCAAGGAACTGGCGGAGAAGTACACCAACGGCAAGGTCAAGGTCGAGGTCTACCCGAACTCCCAGCTGTTCAAGGACAAGGAGGAGGTCGAGGCGCTGCAGCTCGGTGCGGTGCAGATGCTGGCGCCGTCGCTGGCGAAGTTCGGGCCGCTCGGCGCCAAGGAGTTCGAGGTCTTCGACCTGCCCTACATCCTGCCCGACAAGGCGGCCCTGCGCCGGGTCACCGACGGGGCGCTCGGCAAGCGCCTGTTCGACAAGCTGCAATCGAAGGGCATCACCGGGCTCGCCTATTGGGACAACGGCTTCAAGGTGATGAGCGCCAACAAGCCGCTGCGGATGCCGGCGGATTTCCGCGGCCTGAAGATGCGGATCCAGTCCTCGAAGGTGCTGGAGGCGCAGTTCCGCGCGCTCGGTGCGATCCCGCAGGTGATGGCCTTCTCGGAGGTCTACCAAGGCATGCAGACCGGCGTGGTCGACGGCTCGGAGAACACGCCTTCGAACATGTTCACCCAGAAGCACCACGAGGTGCAGAAATACATCACGCTGTCCGATCACGGCTATATCGGCTACGCAGTGATCACCAACAAGAAGTTCTGGGACGGGCTGCCGTCCGAGATCCGGACCGAGCTCGACAAGGCGATGACGGAGGCGACCGCCTACGCCAACCAGGTCGCCGACAAGGACAATGCCGACGCCCTCGACGAGATGAAGAAGTCCGGTCGGACTACCTTCATCGAACTCACTCCCGACGAGAAGGCGGCGTGGAAGGCGGCCCTGGAGCCGGTCACCGCCGACATGGCGAAGCGCGTCGGCAAGGACGTGATCGAGGAATTCCAGAAGGAAGCCAAGGGCGGGACGCAGTAG